In Mesorhizobium sp. 113-3-3, a genomic segment contains:
- a CDS encoding LysR family transcriptional regulator produces the protein MDIHHIRYFLAVCETRNFTRAGEKCNVTQPALSRAIQQLEEEVGGLLFRRERNLTHLTDLGALLRPRFQQILDELTGVRQEASRFLCLENANLKVGVMCTIGPRRFTGLLADFNRRQQGIQLQLVEGVPASLSQLLESGEIDVAIMASSDSFPERFDVTPLYRERFVLAFPNGHRLARNDNVAISELDGENYLRRLNCEYRDHLAGLCNDRGVKLRISYASEREDWIQNMVSGGLGICFIPEFSAVIPGLQVRPVIDPEVWREVSLVVVAGRRFSPAASAFVNSVKAHGWPESALAQAIRKTAA, from the coding sequence ATGGACATTCATCACATCCGCTACTTCCTGGCCGTGTGCGAGACGCGAAACTTCACGCGCGCCGGCGAAAAGTGCAACGTCACTCAGCCGGCGCTGTCGCGCGCTATCCAGCAGCTCGAGGAGGAGGTCGGCGGCCTGCTGTTTCGCCGCGAACGAAACCTGACACACCTGACCGACCTGGGCGCGCTGCTGCGCCCCCGGTTTCAGCAGATCCTCGACGAACTGACCGGAGTGCGGCAGGAGGCATCGAGATTCCTGTGCCTGGAAAATGCCAACCTCAAGGTTGGCGTCATGTGCACCATCGGTCCGCGCCGCTTCACCGGCCTGCTGGCCGATTTCAACAGGCGCCAGCAAGGCATCCAGTTGCAGCTGGTGGAAGGTGTGCCCGCCTCGCTTTCGCAACTGCTCGAATCCGGTGAAATCGACGTCGCCATTATGGCGTCAAGCGACAGTTTTCCGGAACGGTTCGATGTCACGCCGCTCTATCGCGAGCGCTTCGTCCTGGCCTTTCCAAACGGCCATAGGCTGGCCCGCAACGACAATGTCGCCATCTCCGAACTCGACGGCGAGAATTACCTGAGGCGGCTGAACTGCGAGTATCGCGATCATCTCGCAGGTCTGTGCAACGACCGTGGCGTCAAGCTCAGGATCTCCTATGCAAGCGAGCGTGAGGACTGGATCCAGAACATGGTTTCAGGAGGTCTCGGGATTTGCTTCATCCCCGAGTTCAGCGCGGTGATCCCGGGCTTGCAGGTCCGGCCTGTCATCGATCCGGAGGTCTGGCGGGAAGTGTCTCTGGTGGTCGTGGCGGGGCGCAGATTCTCGCCGGCGGCATCTGCCTTCGTCAACAGCGTCAAGGCGCATGGCTGGCCGGAGAGCGCCCTGGCTCAAGCAATCCGCAAGACCGCGGCCTGA
- a CDS encoding DUF302 domain-containing protein: protein MNSYVKTMIAGAAVLMAVVVPAAASDGVVTVKSDYSVAETVARIKKDVFKKGIKFFGVIDQAKLGKDAGNDVKPSRLVMFGNPALGTTFITSNPEAGLDWPVRVLVYQTADGTVYAAYSDFAWIAKRHGITDREAQFKMATEVIQSVTSTIKKN, encoded by the coding sequence ATGAACAGCTACGTGAAGACCATGATTGCCGGCGCCGCCGTGCTGATGGCCGTCGTCGTCCCGGCGGCCGCTTCGGATGGTGTCGTCACCGTAAAGAGCGACTACTCCGTCGCGGAGACCGTCGCCCGCATCAAGAAGGATGTCTTCAAGAAGGGCATAAAGTTCTTCGGCGTCATCGACCAGGCAAAGCTCGGCAAGGACGCTGGCAACGACGTGAAGCCGTCGCGGCTGGTGATGTTCGGCAATCCGGCGCTCGGCACGACCTTCATCACCTCCAATCCCGAGGCCGGTCTCGACTGGCCCGTCCGCGTCCTGGTCTACCAGACCGCGGATGGAACGGTTTATGCCGCCTACAGTGATTTTGCCTGGATCGCCAAGCGGCATGGCATCACCGACCGCGAGGCCCAGTTCAAGATGGCGACCGAAGTCATCCAGTCCGTGACCTCGACGATCAAAAAGAACTGA
- a CDS encoding LysR family transcriptional regulator, producing the protein MPLRHGFDSRRSDRCDGDVDLQAGLFDVGAASKIGPQNGRAVCSPVEGVAVEISQVRYFLAVAKELNFTRAAEQCNVTQPALSRAIKLLEDEFGGALFHRERRFTHLTELGRLVETYLEGVFENSRQAKQIAEQYVHLKKTPLRVGIMSTIAPDEIIELISSVRTHHPGVELHLCDADAPSLRRRLLEGDLEAAIYALPSNIPDEEVHSLPLFREQMVMAVHLTHRLANQRSVQVKDMSNESYIHRNNCEFAGYADAILAEQGVTVSPVYWSDRDDWTLAMIAAGLGFGFMPEHTAKHPGVVPLPITDPEFWREVNLVTVRGRRHSPAVGALVREATQKRWFGERAKALSAAE; encoded by the coding sequence ATGCCGTTGAGACATGGATTCGATAGCCGACGGTCTGACCGATGCGACGGCGATGTAGACCTGCAGGCCGGGTTGTTTGACGTTGGGGCAGCTAGTAAGATTGGGCCGCAAAACGGCCGTGCCGTATGCTCGCCCGTTGAGGGAGTTGCCGTGGAGATCAGCCAGGTCAGATATTTCTTGGCCGTTGCCAAGGAGCTGAATTTCACCAGGGCTGCCGAGCAGTGCAACGTCACGCAGCCGGCGCTGTCGCGCGCAATCAAGCTGCTCGAAGATGAATTTGGCGGGGCGCTTTTCCACCGCGAGCGGCGCTTCACCCATCTGACCGAGCTCGGCCGCTTGGTCGAGACCTATCTCGAGGGTGTTTTCGAGAACTCGCGCCAGGCAAAGCAGATTGCCGAGCAGTATGTGCATCTGAAAAAGACGCCGCTCAGGGTTGGCATCATGAGCACGATCGCTCCGGATGAGATCATCGAGCTCATCTCGTCCGTCCGCACCCATCACCCGGGCGTAGAGCTGCATCTTTGCGATGCCGACGCGCCGAGCTTGCGCCGACGACTTCTGGAGGGTGATCTCGAAGCCGCTATCTACGCATTGCCTTCGAACATACCCGACGAAGAAGTGCACTCATTGCCGCTTTTCCGCGAGCAGATGGTGATGGCCGTCCATCTGACCCACCGCCTCGCCAACCAGCGTAGCGTGCAAGTGAAAGACATGAGCAATGAAAGCTACATACACCGCAACAATTGTGAATTTGCCGGCTATGCCGATGCCATCCTCGCCGAACAGGGCGTCACCGTCAGCCCGGTCTACTGGAGCGATCGTGACGACTGGACGCTGGCGATGATCGCCGCCGGGCTTGGCTTCGGTTTCATGCCCGAACATACCGCCAAGCACCCGGGCGTGGTGCCCTTGCCGATCACCGACCCGGAATTCTGGCGCGAGGTCAATCTCGTCACCGTGCGTGGCCGCCGGCATTCGCCGGCGGTTGGCGCCCTGGTGCGCGAGGCCACGCAGAAGCGGTGGTTCGGCGAACGGGCGAAGGCGTTATCCGCGGCCGAGTAG
- a CDS encoding cupin, producing the protein MASKTIASRASLNLALTLGLLTATAALSVAPAFAGDCPAGQAATTDIQEHPSKPVGVVDTVLSAIDLSSKGEAWKGNMLRLRKLVVQPGGVVPWHEHNVRPANILIVEGSITEYRSTCKVGIEHTAGDVTAEFGQLAHWWKNNGKVPAVLYSADVLPPAMHDDHMM; encoded by the coding sequence ATGGCTTCCAAGACTATTGCATCGCGGGCGTCGCTGAATCTGGCGCTGACACTCGGACTGCTTACCGCGACCGCTGCGTTGTCCGTGGCCCCGGCTTTTGCCGGCGACTGCCCTGCCGGCCAGGCGGCCACGACAGACATCCAGGAGCATCCCAGCAAGCCGGTCGGCGTTGTCGACACGGTTCTCTCGGCGATCGATCTGAGCAGCAAGGGCGAGGCCTGGAAAGGCAACATGCTGCGCCTGCGCAAGCTCGTCGTTCAGCCCGGCGGCGTCGTTCCGTGGCATGAGCACAATGTCCGCCCCGCCAATATCCTGATCGTCGAGGGCTCGATCACCGAATACCGCAGCACCTGCAAGGTCGGCATCGAACATACGGCCGGCGACGTGACGGCCGAATTCGGCCAACTCGCCCATTGGTGGAAGAACAACGGCAAGGTTCCGGCCGTGCTTTATTCCGCCGACGTTCTGCCGCCTGCGATGCACGACGATCACATGATGTGA
- a CDS encoding LysR family transcriptional regulator has protein sequence MEMQQVRYFLALSSTLNFTRAAEECNVTQPALTRAIKTLEEELGGELLRRERQHSHLTELGRRMLPLLQQCYDAATSAKSLAKAVQSSDVAPLNVTISNSVNIALLVSPFTELFRAYPGVHLKINRGSPTAVVEALKNGEVELAVAGPLGQAWDRLDTWPLFQEGIELVVNSDHPLARRNEADVALSQLVGEPVLSRIDWETSEELSRCLAAKGLTPRTAHEVETDHDLLALLEANAGVGFVSVTAPRTPNIRRLKLRDVDISRVVAVYAVAGRHRSPVATTLLNLLRSTDWSSFGVSEPA, from the coding sequence ATGGAGATGCAGCAGGTCCGCTATTTCCTGGCCCTGTCCAGCACGCTTAATTTCACCAGAGCAGCCGAAGAGTGCAACGTTACCCAACCTGCGCTCACGCGTGCCATCAAGACGCTGGAGGAGGAGTTGGGAGGCGAACTCCTCCGGCGCGAGCGCCAGCATTCGCACCTTACCGAACTCGGTCGGCGCATGCTTCCCCTGCTGCAGCAATGCTACGATGCCGCCACTTCCGCCAAGTCACTCGCCAAGGCCGTGCAAAGCAGCGACGTGGCGCCTCTTAACGTCACGATTTCCAACAGTGTCAACATTGCGCTTCTGGTGTCGCCCTTTACGGAGCTTTTCCGGGCCTATCCCGGGGTGCATCTCAAGATCAACCGGGGCTCGCCGACCGCTGTCGTCGAGGCCCTCAAGAACGGCGAGGTCGAGCTCGCCGTTGCCGGGCCCCTGGGCCAGGCCTGGGACCGGCTCGACACATGGCCGCTTTTCCAGGAGGGCATTGAACTCGTCGTCAATTCGGATCATCCGCTTGCCCGTCGCAACGAGGCAGATGTCGCACTGAGCCAGCTGGTCGGGGAGCCCGTGCTCAGCCGGATCGATTGGGAAACCAGCGAGGAACTGTCCCGCTGCCTCGCCGCGAAGGGCCTGACGCCTCGCACCGCCCATGAAGTCGAAACGGACCACGATCTGCTGGCATTGCTGGAGGCCAACGCCGGTGTGGGCTTCGTCTCCGTGACGGCGCCACGGACGCCGAATATCCGCAGGCTCAAGCTGCGGGACGTCGATATCTCTCGGGTCGTCGCCGTCTACGCGGTCGCCGGCCGACATCGCTCGCCCGTGGCCACGACGCTGCTCAACCTGCTGCGGTCGACCGACTGGTCTTCTTTCGGCGTCAGCGAGCCCGCTTGA
- a CDS encoding peroxiredoxin-like family protein, protein MAVDDQAMTFEQAVQAAIELDASLNERLAVIAAAVRRLNADFADAVDRLVGRLEQQGAGAMAPAPGDVMPGFLLPDDEGRLVGLAEILLQGPAVVTFQRGHWCPYCRLNAIGIVEAQQEIAALGGQVVAIMPERRRFAKAMKAAVGATFPFLTDMDNGYALSLNLAIWIGAEMERLMGVAYDLPNYQGNASWFLPIPATFIVGTDGIITDRFVDPDYRRRMDIDDLIAALKRAR, encoded by the coding sequence ATGGCCGTCGACGACCAGGCAATGACATTTGAACAGGCCGTCCAGGCTGCCATTGAACTCGATGCGTCCCTGAACGAGCGGCTGGCGGTGATTGCCGCGGCGGTGCGCCGCTTGAACGCGGATTTCGCCGACGCCGTGGACCGCCTGGTGGGACGACTGGAACAACAGGGGGCTGGAGCTATGGCGCCGGCTCCTGGCGATGTCATGCCCGGGTTCCTGCTGCCTGACGACGAGGGCAGACTGGTTGGCCTGGCCGAGATCCTTCTACAAGGCCCCGCTGTCGTCACCTTTCAGCGCGGGCATTGGTGCCCCTATTGCCGCTTGAATGCGATTGGCATCGTCGAGGCTCAGCAGGAGATTGCAGCGCTGGGCGGCCAGGTCGTCGCGATCATGCCCGAGCGACGCAGATTCGCGAAGGCGATGAAGGCTGCGGTCGGGGCCACGTTCCCCTTCCTGACGGATATGGACAATGGCTACGCCCTGTCCCTCAACCTTGCGATCTGGATCGGGGCCGAGATGGAGCGGTTGATGGGTGTTGCCTATGATCTTCCAAACTACCAGGGCAATGCCAGTTGGTTCCTGCCGATCCCCGCCACCTTCATAGTTGGAACCGACGGGATCATCACGGATCGTTTCGTCGATCCCGACTACCGTCGGCGGATGGACATCGACGACCTGATCGCGGCGCTCAAGCGGGCTCGCTGA
- a CDS encoding dihydrolipoyl dehydrogenase family protein, whose translation MEKYDVVILGGGNAGMGVTVATRAAGLSVAMIEARDLGGTCPNRGCTPKKVLVAASHALDEIERADKHAITVGAPRLDWRALIEREKDIVRDIPARLSQLMARRGVDVIFGEAAFIGGNAIRVDGRKLEARNIVIATGSKPRSLPIPGAEHLTTSDDVLGDPELPGAVVFIGGGVIAFELGQVYARAGVDVTILEALPHLLAAFDADAVARILGESERIGMHVRTLAWVRTIEKIDGRLRVAFVADGAECTVDADRVVNCAGRVANVERLDLGAGVIVHREGRIEIDDHLRSRSNPDVYVCGDAVWNSPQLSPVATYEGGIVGRNIVDGPRHRPDYGQIPSALYTVPALAGVGLTEAKAKEQGFGVKVHVNDMRGWLSARTYGETVSWSKIIVEETTDRIVGAHIVGHAGEELIHLFALAMKHGITASQLSDTVYGFPTFSSDIRNMM comes from the coding sequence ATGGAAAAGTATGATGTGGTGATCCTTGGCGGCGGCAATGCCGGAATGGGGGTGACGGTGGCGACGCGTGCTGCAGGTCTCTCCGTCGCCATGATCGAAGCCCGCGACCTCGGCGGCACATGCCCCAACCGCGGCTGCACGCCAAAGAAAGTGCTCGTCGCCGCGTCCCATGCGCTGGATGAGATCGAACGAGCCGATAAGCATGCGATCACTGTCGGTGCGCCGAGGCTTGACTGGCGAGCCCTGATTGAACGGGAAAAGGACATTGTCAGGGACATTCCGGCCCGGCTGTCGCAATTGATGGCCAGACGTGGCGTCGACGTTATCTTCGGCGAGGCCGCCTTCATTGGCGGCAACGCCATCCGTGTCGATGGACGAAAACTAGAGGCGAGGAACATCGTCATCGCCACCGGTTCGAAGCCGCGCTCGCTGCCTATCCCGGGCGCCGAGCATCTGACGACCTCGGACGATGTTCTAGGCGACCCGGAGCTGCCCGGAGCTGTTGTCTTCATTGGCGGCGGTGTCATCGCTTTCGAACTGGGCCAGGTCTATGCGCGCGCCGGTGTTGATGTGACCATTCTGGAGGCGCTGCCGCATCTGCTGGCGGCATTCGATGCCGATGCCGTCGCTCGGATCCTTGGCGAAAGCGAGCGAATAGGCATGCATGTCCGCACCTTGGCCTGGGTCAGGACGATCGAGAAGATCGACGGACGGTTGCGCGTCGCCTTTGTCGCCGATGGCGCGGAATGCACCGTGGACGCGGACAGAGTTGTGAATTGCGCCGGACGCGTGGCCAATGTCGAGCGGCTCGATCTTGGCGCCGGCGTCATCGTGCATCGTGAAGGCCGCATCGAGATCGACGATCATCTGCGCTCGCGGTCGAACCCTGACGTCTATGTCTGCGGCGACGCGGTGTGGAATTCGCCGCAGCTTTCACCTGTCGCGACTTACGAGGGTGGTATCGTTGGCCGCAATATCGTCGACGGACCGAGACACCGGCCGGACTATGGCCAGATACCATCCGCGCTCTACACAGTCCCCGCCTTGGCCGGCGTCGGGCTGACCGAGGCCAAGGCGAAGGAGCAAGGGTTTGGCGTAAAGGTCCATGTCAACGACATGCGTGGCTGGCTGTCCGCGAGGACCTATGGCGAGACAGTGTCGTGGTCGAAGATCATCGTCGAGGAGACCACCGACAGGATCGTTGGCGCTCACATCGTGGGTCATGCCGGGGAAGAGCTGATCCATCTGTTCGCACTTGCCATGAAACACGGCATCACGGCATCGCAATTATCCGACACGGTCTACGGCTTCCCGACCTTCTCGTCGGATATCAGGAACATGATGTAA
- a CDS encoding patatin-like phospholipase family protein, protein MNKISRNPSASEPVPEAVLMADGSAKRQTVLVLQGGGALGAYQAGVYQALVEGGIEPDWVIGTSIGAINAALIAGNEPQDRLPRLREFWDGVSRSSPLDEFFRMMVPSNIFANMGTVMRGIPGFFEPNPSAMFGVNREVGVENASYYTTDPLRRTLENLINFDCLNQRHTRLTVGAVNVNTSELKYFDSSLMPLSAAHIMASGALPPAFPAVCIDGEPYWDGGIYSNTPIEVVLDERPRRDALIFAVNMWQPRATEPKSIWQVMGRQKDLQYASRGRSHVARQEQLHRLRHVVREMGKLVPEERRDDPMFRELASYGCPSVMHLVRLLSPRLDGEDHTKDIDFTRAGIRTRWQAGYEHGQRVLSEKPWECEVDMLQGIVIHESQE, encoded by the coding sequence ATGAACAAGATCTCTCGAAATCCCTCGGCGTCGGAACCCGTGCCGGAGGCCGTCCTAATGGCCGACGGTTCGGCCAAGCGACAGACCGTATTGGTGTTGCAGGGCGGCGGCGCCCTCGGCGCCTATCAGGCAGGCGTCTACCAGGCGCTCGTCGAGGGCGGGATCGAACCCGACTGGGTCATCGGCACGTCGATCGGCGCCATCAACGCGGCACTGATCGCCGGAAATGAACCGCAGGACCGCCTGCCGAGGCTGCGCGAGTTTTGGGACGGCGTCAGCCGCAGCAGCCCGCTCGACGAGTTCTTCCGGATGATGGTTCCGAGCAACATCTTTGCCAATATGGGCACGGTGATGCGCGGCATACCGGGGTTCTTCGAACCGAACCCAAGCGCCATGTTCGGGGTCAATCGCGAAGTGGGTGTGGAGAATGCCTCCTACTACACCACGGATCCTCTCAGGCGGACCCTGGAAAACCTGATCAATTTCGATTGCCTCAACCAGCGCCATACGCGACTGACGGTCGGTGCGGTCAACGTCAACACCAGCGAGCTCAAGTATTTCGATAGCAGCCTTATGCCGTTGTCGGCGGCGCACATCATGGCGTCGGGCGCCTTGCCGCCGGCCTTCCCGGCAGTCTGCATCGACGGCGAGCCCTACTGGGATGGCGGCATCTATTCGAACACGCCCATCGAGGTGGTGCTGGACGAGCGTCCGCGGCGCGACGCGCTGATCTTTGCCGTCAACATGTGGCAGCCGCGCGCGACCGAGCCGAAATCGATCTGGCAGGTCATGGGACGGCAGAAGGATCTCCAATACGCCAGCCGCGGCCGAAGCCACGTTGCCCGCCAGGAGCAACTGCATCGCCTGCGCCACGTCGTGCGCGAAATGGGAAAGCTGGTTCCCGAGGAACGGCGTGATGATCCGATGTTCAGGGAACTCGCATCCTACGGCTGTCCCTCTGTCATGCATCTCGTTCGACTGCTTTCGCCACGCCTGGATGGCGAGGACCACACCAAGGACATCGACTTCACGCGCGCCGGAATCAGAACGCGCTGGCAGGCGGGATACGAACATGGCCAGCGCGTGCTCTCGGAAAAGCCGTGGGAGTGCGAGGTCGACATGCTGCAAGGCATCGTGATCCACGAATCGCAGGAATGA
- a CDS encoding 3-hydroxybutyrate dehydrogenase, whose translation MLRGKTALITGSTSGIGQGIAEAFAARGCNIVLNGFGDAEEIERLRARLAADNEVTVRYDNADMSKGGAITAMMDKAIAEFGAIDILVNNAGIQHVAPIDEFPIEKWEAVVAIDLMSSFYTIRRALQAMKQRKWGRIINVASAHALVASPYKSAYVAAKHGVAGLTKTVALEVAEQGITVNAVCPGYVLTPLVEKQIPDTARARGITEQQVIKDVLLAAQPTKQFVTVQQVASLCLFLASDDAASITGAIMPIEGGWTAH comes from the coding sequence ATGCTCAGAGGAAAGACGGCGCTGATAACAGGCTCGACCAGCGGCATCGGCCAAGGCATTGCCGAGGCCTTCGCGGCCAGGGGTTGCAACATCGTTCTCAACGGCTTCGGCGATGCCGAAGAGATCGAACGGCTGCGGGCGAGGCTGGCCGCCGACAACGAGGTGACCGTTCGTTACGACAATGCGGACATGAGCAAGGGCGGCGCGATCACCGCCATGATGGACAAGGCCATCGCCGAGTTCGGGGCCATCGACATCCTGGTCAACAATGCCGGCATCCAGCATGTGGCGCCGATCGACGAGTTCCCGATCGAGAAGTGGGAGGCCGTCGTGGCGATCGATCTGATGTCGTCGTTCTACACGATCCGGCGCGCCCTGCAGGCGATGAAGCAGCGCAAATGGGGCCGCATCATCAATGTCGCCTCGGCCCACGCCCTCGTCGCCTCGCCATACAAATCCGCCTATGTCGCCGCCAAGCACGGCGTCGCCGGCCTGACCAAGACGGTGGCACTGGAAGTGGCAGAGCAGGGGATCACGGTCAACGCGGTCTGCCCCGGATATGTGCTCACCCCGCTGGTGGAAAAGCAGATACCGGACACGGCCAGGGCGCGCGGGATCACCGAACAGCAGGTGATCAAGGATGTGCTCCTGGCCGCACAGCCGACCAAGCAGTTCGTGACGGTCCAGCAGGTTGCGTCGCTCTGCCTGTTCCTGGCCTCGGACGATGCGGCCTCGATCACCGGCGCCATCATGCCGATCGAAGGCGGCTGGACCGCCCACTGA
- a CDS encoding NAD(P)/FAD-dependent oxidoreductase translates to MQIITPGMRLVPEAVLANDAALFRAIPETPSHADTSLHRVVIVGGGAGGLELAARLGRKFGKRRLSVTLVDRNRTHIWKPLLHEVASGALNASHDAVEYIAHASRHGYRYRIGEVVGIDRAKRQVFVAPSFDDDGRQVIPPRVLGYDTLVMAVGSVSNDFGTAGAARHAISLDTAEQAARFNKRMIDACLRANAQYEQLSPGQLHCVIVGAGATGVELAAELHKSMREIASHNLDNIDFERLIRITIVEAGPRILPALPEHIAQASARLLVKLGVQIRCGIRVSEVREDGIRLGGKLFVPAELVVWAAGIKAPDFLKGLDGLQTDRINRLMVDETLRAVGDENVFAIGDCANCVLPGHDNALPPRAQTAHQQADHLVRVVAARLAGQAVPAFRYRDYGSLVSLADYGAFGSLIGGLKIEGLLARVVYRSLHKMHLRAVHGLARTALAAIGETIARRARPRIKLH, encoded by the coding sequence ATGCAGATCATCACGCCCGGCATGCGGCTCGTCCCCGAGGCGGTGCTTGCCAACGACGCGGCTCTTTTCCGCGCGATTCCAGAGACGCCTTCCCATGCGGACACGTCGCTGCATCGCGTGGTCATCGTCGGCGGCGGCGCGGGCGGGCTGGAATTGGCGGCGCGTCTCGGCCGCAAGTTCGGCAAGCGGCGGCTTTCCGTCACGCTCGTCGACCGCAACCGCACCCATATCTGGAAGCCGTTGCTGCATGAGGTGGCATCCGGCGCGCTGAACGCATCGCATGACGCTGTCGAGTACATCGCCCATGCCAGCCGGCACGGCTACCGGTACCGCATTGGCGAGGTCGTCGGAATCGACCGTGCCAAACGCCAGGTCTTTGTTGCGCCCAGCTTCGACGATGACGGCCGGCAGGTTATCCCACCGCGCGTGCTGGGCTACGACACGCTGGTCATGGCTGTCGGCAGCGTCAGCAACGATTTCGGCACGGCGGGCGCCGCGCGCCACGCCATTTCGCTCGATACGGCGGAGCAGGCCGCCCGTTTCAACAAACGCATGATAGACGCGTGCCTGCGTGCCAACGCTCAATATGAGCAGCTTTCGCCCGGCCAGCTCCATTGCGTCATCGTCGGCGCCGGCGCCACCGGTGTCGAACTGGCCGCGGAACTGCACAAGTCGATGCGGGAGATTGCTTCGCACAATCTCGACAACATCGACTTCGAGAGACTGATCCGCATCACCATCGTTGAAGCGGGGCCACGGATCCTTCCGGCCTTGCCGGAGCACATCGCGCAGGCTTCCGCACGTTTGCTCGTCAAGCTCGGCGTCCAGATACGGTGCGGCATCAGAGTCAGCGAGGTGAGGGAAGACGGCATCAGGCTCGGTGGGAAACTGTTCGTGCCGGCGGAGCTCGTCGTCTGGGCGGCCGGGATCAAGGCGCCGGATTTCCTGAAAGGGCTCGATGGTCTTCAGACAGATCGCATCAACCGCCTGATGGTGGACGAGACCTTGCGGGCTGTCGGAGACGAGAATGTGTTCGCGATCGGGGATTGCGCGAACTGCGTCCTGCCGGGTCATGACAACGCCCTGCCGCCGCGCGCCCAGACAGCTCACCAGCAGGCCGATCATCTGGTGAGGGTGGTTGCCGCGCGTCTCGCGGGACAGGCCGTGCCGGCATTCCGCTACCGTGACTATGGTTCGCTTGTCTCGCTGGCCGACTATGGTGCGTTCGGCAGCCTGATAGGCGGGCTGAAGATCGAAGGCCTGCTTGCAAGGGTCGTCTATCGCTCGCTCCACAAGATGCATCTCAGGGCTGTGCATGGCCTTGCCAGGACCGCTCTGGCTGCGATCGGCGAGACGATAGCCAGGCGCGCCAGGCCTCGGATCAAGCTTCACTAG
- a CDS encoding MFS transporter, producing the protein MTTSEHTGPARLRMVAADSWRFGLIALIAFLTLVDLFATQAILPSLVIKFGVSRATTGFAVNASTFGMAVAGIAVALFGRGIDRRNGIWISLAVLAIPTTLLSLTNSIVIFALLRVVQGLCMSTAFTLTMAYLAEHFSARQTTGALAAYVTGNVASNFFGRLMSAAVADTFGISTNFLTFAALNLIGAALVWLTLQKTSAMMRADARSEPARTAWKGPLMNIELRACFTIGFLILFVFIGTFTYVNFQLVAAPLSLSPMALGLVYFVFLPSMLTTPLAGRVAARLGPRIGIGATLALAILGLLLLLASSLPVVLSGMALVAIGTFLAQAIATGHVSRTASHDRAAASGIYLASYYAGGLAGSFVIGQVYDRIGWTACVAVLAAVLACAIAVARVLQTPKT; encoded by the coding sequence ATGACGACAAGCGAACACACTGGACCAGCGCGGCTTCGCATGGTTGCCGCGGACAGCTGGCGCTTCGGCCTGATAGCGCTGATCGCGTTTCTGACGCTTGTCGATCTGTTCGCCACCCAGGCCATCCTGCCTTCGCTGGTGATCAAATTCGGCGTCAGTCGAGCGACCACGGGCTTCGCCGTCAATGCCAGCACGTTCGGCATGGCGGTGGCCGGCATTGCCGTGGCTCTTTTCGGGCGCGGTATCGATCGCCGCAATGGCATCTGGATCAGCCTTGCGGTGCTGGCGATACCGACAACGCTTTTGTCGCTCACCAACAGCATCGTGATCTTTGCCCTGCTGCGCGTCGTCCAGGGCTTGTGCATGTCGACCGCGTTCACCCTGACAATGGCCTATCTCGCCGAGCATTTTTCCGCGCGGCAGACGACCGGCGCACTTGCGGCCTATGTGACCGGCAACGTCGCCAGCAATTTCTTCGGACGGCTGATGTCGGCCGCCGTCGCCGACACGTTTGGCATATCCACCAACTTCCTGACATTCGCCGCTCTCAATCTGATCGGCGCGGCCCTTGTCTGGCTCACCCTGCAGAAGACATCGGCAATGATGCGCGCTGACGCCAGGAGCGAGCCGGCCCGCACCGCCTGGAAAGGGCCGTTGATGAACATCGAGCTGCGTGCCTGTTTCACCATCGGCTTCCTGATACTCTTCGTCTTCATCGGCACCTTCACCTATGTGAACTTCCAGCTCGTCGCCGCGCCGCTTTCGCTGTCGCCGATGGCGCTCGGACTGGTGTATTTCGTCTTCCTGCCCTCCATGCTGACCACCCCGCTCGCCGGGCGGGTTGCCGCGAGGCTCGGGCCAAGGATCGGGATAGGGGCAACACTTGCGTTGGCCATCCTGGGTTTGCTCCTGCTTCTGGCGAGCAGCCTGCCGGTGGTGCTTTCAGGAATGGCGCTGGTCGCCATCGGCACCTTCCTGGCGCAGGCAATCGCCACCGGGCATGTCAGCCGGACCGCGTCGCATGATCGCGCCGCCGCTAGCGGCATCTATCTCGCCTCCTACTATGCGGGCGGGCTCGCCGGCAGCTTTGTCATCGGACAGGTCTACGACCGGATCGGCTGGACCGCATGTGTGGCCGTGCTCGCCGCGGTCCTGGCTTGCGCCATCGCGGTGGCGCGCGTGCTGCAAACGCCAAAGACCTGA